A single genomic interval of Puntigrus tetrazona isolate hp1 chromosome 1, ASM1883169v1, whole genome shotgun sequence harbors:
- the tapt1b gene encoding transmembrane anterior posterior transformation protein 1 homolog isoform X2, with translation MADSVATGLADENETENEDNEREKRLFGGVKKTEKQAAASDLTETLGFYERKAKCKERKSNVSDLSLVRFISAELTRGYFLEHNEAKYTERRERVYTCLRIPKELEKLMMFGFFLCLDVFLYVFTLLPLRVLLALIRLLTLPCCGLSGSRILQPAQVCDVLKGFIMVLCYFMMHYVDYSMMYHLIRGQSVIKLYIIYNMLEVADRLFSSFGQDILDALYWTATEPKERKRAHIGVIPHFFMAVLYVFLHAILIMVQATTLNVAFNSHNKSLLTIMMSNNFVEIKGSVFKKFEKNNLFQMSNSDIKERFTNYTLLLIVCLRNMEQFSWNPDHLWVLFPDVCMVIASEIAVDVVKHAFITKFNDITADVYSEYRASLAFDLVSSRQKNAYTDYSDSVSRRMGFIPLPLALLLIRVVTSSVKIQGSLSIVCVVLFYLGMITLKVLNSIVLLGKSCMYVKEANMEEKLFQNPPSAAPSRVSSRAHRTKHTREPPGEPAEEDMSASVTTQPTQRDECPAPQIPTSESDQFLTTPDESEEKSLIQDDTELKHRAPKKDLLEIDRFTICGNRID, from the exons ATGGCGGACTCAGTAGCGACTGGTCTTGCGGACGAAAACGAGACTGAAAATGAGGATAATGAGAGGGAGAAACGACTCTTCGGCGGTGTCAAAAAGACGGAGAAACAAGCCGCTGCGTCAGACCTTACAGAAACTCTGGGGTTTTACGAGAGGAAGGCGAAATGCAAGGAGAGGAAGAGCAATGTGTCAG ATCTCTCTCTTGTGAGGTTTATTAGTGCTGAGTTGACTAGAGGATATTTTCTGGAACACAATGAGGCCAAATACACTGAGCGGAGAGAGAGGGTCTATACCTGCCTGCGTATTCCAAAAGAACTGGAGAAG CTGATGATGTTTGGGTTTTTCCTGTGCCTGGACGTGTTTCTGTACGTGTTCACTCTGCTGCCTCTCAGAGTGCTGCTGGCCCTGATCAGACTGCTGACACTGCCCTGCTGCGGACTCAG tggaTCTCGTATCTTGCAACCTGCTCAGGTGTGTGATGTTCTGAAGGGTTTCATCATGGTTCTGTGTTATTTCATGATGCATTATGTGGATTACTCCATGATGTACCACCTGATTCGGGGTCAGTCTGTCATAAAACTCTACATCATCTACAACATGCTGGAG GTGGCAGATCGTTTGTTTTCATCTTTCGGTCAGGATATTCTGGATGCTTTGTACTGGACTGCCACTGAaccaaaagagagaaaaagagctcATATAGGAGTCATCCCACATTTTTTCATGGCAGTTCTTTATGTCT TTCTACATGCCATTCTGATTATGGTTCAGGCCACCACTCTGAACGTGGCTTTCAATTCACACAACAAGTCACTGCTCACCATTATGATGTCTAATAAT TTTGTTGAGATCAAAGGAAGCGTATTCAagaaatttgagaaaaataaccTCTTCCAAATGTCCAACAGTG ACATCAAGGAACGATTTACAAACTACACTCTCCTACTAATCGTCTGTCTCAGAAATATGGAGCAGTTTTCCTGGAATCCAG ATCATCTATGGGTACTGTTTCCTGATGTTTGTATGGTGATCGCCTCAGAGATTGCAGTGGATGTTGTCAAACATGCCTTCATCACAAAGTTTAATGACATTACAGCAGAC gTCTATAGTGAATACAGAGCGAGCTTGGCATTTGATCTGGTCAGCAGCAGACAGAAGAAT GCATACACAGACTACAGTGACAGTGTGTCCAGGAGAATGGGTTTCATTCCTCTTCCTCTTGCTTTACTG TTGATCAGGGTGGTGACCAGCTCAGTGAAGATCCAGGGCTCTCTGTCTATTGTTTGTGTTGTGCTCTTCTATTTGGG tATGATCACCCTGAAGGTGCTGAACAGCATTGTGCTATTGGGAAAATCCTGTATGTATGTGAAAGAGGCAAATATGGAGGAGAAGCTGTTTCAGAATCCCCCCTCTGCAGCTCCCAGCAGAGTGTCCAGCAGAGCCCACCGCACCAAACACACACGCGAGCCACCAG GTGAGCCAGCGGAGGAGGACATGTCTGCCTCAGTCACCACTCAACCCACCCAAAGGGATGAATGTCCCGCCCCTCAGATCCCCACCAGCGAATCAGATCAGTTCCTCACTACACCAGATGAATCCGAAGAGAAAAGCCTTATTCAGGACGATACCGAACTTAAACACAGGGCGCCCAAAAAAGACTTGCTGGAGATTGACCGCTTTACTATCTGTGGTAACCGAATCGACTGA
- the tapt1b gene encoding transmembrane anterior posterior transformation protein 1 homolog isoform X1, protein MADSVATGLADENETENEDNEREKRLFGGVKKTEKQAAASDLTETLGFYERKAKCKERKSNVSDLSLVRFISAELTRGYFLEHNEAKYTERRERVYTCLRIPKELEKLMMFGFFLCLDVFLYVFTLLPLRVLLALIRLLTLPCCGLRASICPYCKKSSGSRILQPAQVCDVLKGFIMVLCYFMMHYVDYSMMYHLIRGQSVIKLYIIYNMLEVADRLFSSFGQDILDALYWTATEPKERKRAHIGVIPHFFMAVLYVFLHAILIMVQATTLNVAFNSHNKSLLTIMMSNNFVEIKGSVFKKFEKNNLFQMSNSDIKERFTNYTLLLIVCLRNMEQFSWNPDHLWVLFPDVCMVIASEIAVDVVKHAFITKFNDITADVYSEYRASLAFDLVSSRQKNAYTDYSDSVSRRMGFIPLPLALLLIRVVTSSVKIQGSLSIVCVVLFYLGMITLKVLNSIVLLGKSCMYVKEANMEEKLFQNPPSAAPSRVSSRAHRTKHTREPPGEPAEEDMSASVTTQPTQRDECPAPQIPTSESDQFLTTPDESEEKSLIQDDTELKHRAPKKDLLEIDRFTICGNRID, encoded by the exons ATGGCGGACTCAGTAGCGACTGGTCTTGCGGACGAAAACGAGACTGAAAATGAGGATAATGAGAGGGAGAAACGACTCTTCGGCGGTGTCAAAAAGACGGAGAAACAAGCCGCTGCGTCAGACCTTACAGAAACTCTGGGGTTTTACGAGAGGAAGGCGAAATGCAAGGAGAGGAAGAGCAATGTGTCAG ATCTCTCTCTTGTGAGGTTTATTAGTGCTGAGTTGACTAGAGGATATTTTCTGGAACACAATGAGGCCAAATACACTGAGCGGAGAGAGAGGGTCTATACCTGCCTGCGTATTCCAAAAGAACTGGAGAAG CTGATGATGTTTGGGTTTTTCCTGTGCCTGGACGTGTTTCTGTACGTGTTCACTCTGCTGCCTCTCAGAGTGCTGCTGGCCCTGATCAGACTGCTGACACTGCCCTGCTGCGGACTCAG GGCTAGTATATGCCCCTACTGCAAAAAGAGCAG tggaTCTCGTATCTTGCAACCTGCTCAGGTGTGTGATGTTCTGAAGGGTTTCATCATGGTTCTGTGTTATTTCATGATGCATTATGTGGATTACTCCATGATGTACCACCTGATTCGGGGTCAGTCTGTCATAAAACTCTACATCATCTACAACATGCTGGAG GTGGCAGATCGTTTGTTTTCATCTTTCGGTCAGGATATTCTGGATGCTTTGTACTGGACTGCCACTGAaccaaaagagagaaaaagagctcATATAGGAGTCATCCCACATTTTTTCATGGCAGTTCTTTATGTCT TTCTACATGCCATTCTGATTATGGTTCAGGCCACCACTCTGAACGTGGCTTTCAATTCACACAACAAGTCACTGCTCACCATTATGATGTCTAATAAT TTTGTTGAGATCAAAGGAAGCGTATTCAagaaatttgagaaaaataaccTCTTCCAAATGTCCAACAGTG ACATCAAGGAACGATTTACAAACTACACTCTCCTACTAATCGTCTGTCTCAGAAATATGGAGCAGTTTTCCTGGAATCCAG ATCATCTATGGGTACTGTTTCCTGATGTTTGTATGGTGATCGCCTCAGAGATTGCAGTGGATGTTGTCAAACATGCCTTCATCACAAAGTTTAATGACATTACAGCAGAC gTCTATAGTGAATACAGAGCGAGCTTGGCATTTGATCTGGTCAGCAGCAGACAGAAGAAT GCATACACAGACTACAGTGACAGTGTGTCCAGGAGAATGGGTTTCATTCCTCTTCCTCTTGCTTTACTG TTGATCAGGGTGGTGACCAGCTCAGTGAAGATCCAGGGCTCTCTGTCTATTGTTTGTGTTGTGCTCTTCTATTTGGG tATGATCACCCTGAAGGTGCTGAACAGCATTGTGCTATTGGGAAAATCCTGTATGTATGTGAAAGAGGCAAATATGGAGGAGAAGCTGTTTCAGAATCCCCCCTCTGCAGCTCCCAGCAGAGTGTCCAGCAGAGCCCACCGCACCAAACACACACGCGAGCCACCAG GTGAGCCAGCGGAGGAGGACATGTCTGCCTCAGTCACCACTCAACCCACCCAAAGGGATGAATGTCCCGCCCCTCAGATCCCCACCAGCGAATCAGATCAGTTCCTCACTACACCAGATGAATCCGAAGAGAAAAGCCTTATTCAGGACGATACCGAACTTAAACACAGGGCGCCCAAAAAAGACTTGCTGGAGATTGACCGCTTTACTATCTGTGGTAACCGAATCGACTGA